In Mytilus edulis chromosome 13, xbMytEdul2.2, whole genome shotgun sequence, a single window of DNA contains:
- the LOC139500058 gene encoding protein-S-isoprenylcysteine O-methyltransferase-like, which translates to MTNKYAETSILAFSLGSSTVFLKFLCVYIFGFLNISLTTWLLVCSIVGALFFTGLYLTIKEKKYFEVAIRGGALGFAFGIGFHLTSSETFMYFGYYFMALTFFHFSEYFTTAVANPKSLTLASFLLDHSREYTMAAVASWVEFMIELYFFPGLKHIHVISIIGLMLVVFGELVRKGSMFTAKSNFNHYVQYVRRPGHELVTNGIYSWCRHPAYVGWFYWSIGTQLILCNPLCLVAYTVVSWKFFNERIQEEEIYLLNFFGEDYVDYKKNVRTGLPFITGYQGHYS; encoded by the exons ATGACGAACAAATATGCCGAAACCAGTATTCTTGCTTTTTCCCTGGGTTCAAGCacagtatttttgaaatttttgtgcgtgtatatatttggatttctaaatatttccttaacaacatGGTTGCTTGTCTGTTCCATTGTCGGCGCTCTGTTTTTTACAGGACTGTATCtaacaataaaagaaaagaaatattttgag GTTGCAATAAGAGGAGGAGCACTGGGGTTTGCCTTCGGAATAGGTTTCCATCTGACATCAAGTGAGACGTTCATGTAttttggatattattttatgGCACTGACATTTTTCCATTTCTCAGAATATTTTACAACAGCAGTAGCTAATCCAAAGTCACTTACTCTAGCCTCATTCTTGTTGGACCATAGCAGGGAATACACTATGGCAGCTGTTGCTAGTTGGGTTGAGTTTATGATTGAACTGTATTTTTTCCCAG gttTGAAGCATATCCATGTAATAAGCATAATAGGTTTAATGTTAGTGGTGTTTGGTGAATTAGTGCGTAAAGGAAGTATGTTCACAGCCAAATCAAACTTTAATCATTACGTACAGTATGTGAGAAGACCTGGGCACGAGTTAGTTACTAATGGTATATACTCATGGTGTAGACATCCTGCCTATGTGGGCTGGTTTTATTGGAGTATAGGAACACAG cTGATTTTATGTAACCCTCTGTGTTTGGTGGCTTATACAGTAGTTTCATGGAAATTCTTTAATGAGAGAATTCAAGAAGAAGAAATCTATTTATTGAACTTTTTTGGAGAAGATTATGTAGATTACAAGAAGAATGTAAGAACTGGTTTACCATTTATTACTGGTTACCAAGGGCATTACTCATAG